The Spirosoma foliorum genome has a window encoding:
- the lpxK gene encoding tetraacyldisaccharide 4'-kinase, with translation MKRLVGKWLLMPLSGLYSLLIGIRNWLFDRHLLKSIRPSVYSISVGNLTVGGTGKTPMIEFLIKRYAFLVTSQPGETATLSRGYGRRTRGFRIATDTDTADTLGDEPLQLYRKFSPQVRVCVGERRVDAIQSLLTLHPETKRVLLDDAFQHRAVKPHLSILLMDYNRPFYDDYPFPAGRLREPRRGARRADGIVVTKCPTDLWATEQQRIANRIRKYTQPDTPIFFAGLAYSAPMAFATHQPTPDLRDVILISGLANADPLEQYVRRTFNLTKHYRFADHYVYTRTVLDEILAALPPATAVLTTEKDWVKLDALLSPEERAKLPLFYLPVAVQFLSGQESGFAQFLDANAFKNP, from the coding sequence ATGAAACGTTTGGTCGGCAAATGGCTACTCATGCCACTCAGTGGACTGTATAGTCTGCTTATAGGTATCCGTAATTGGCTCTTTGATAGACACTTATTGAAGTCAATTCGACCTTCTGTCTACTCCATAAGCGTAGGTAATTTAACAGTTGGCGGTACTGGAAAAACGCCGATGATCGAATTTTTGATTAAACGGTATGCTTTTTTAGTGACAAGTCAGCCCGGAGAGACAGCTACGTTGAGCCGGGGCTATGGTCGACGGACGCGCGGCTTTCGGATTGCTACCGATACAGATACGGCCGATACCCTTGGCGACGAGCCCCTACAGCTTTACCGAAAGTTTAGCCCGCAGGTTAGGGTGTGTGTGGGGGAGCGCCGGGTCGATGCCATCCAGTCCTTACTAACTCTTCATCCCGAAACGAAACGGGTGTTGCTCGACGATGCTTTTCAACATCGGGCTGTTAAACCGCACCTTAGCATCTTGTTAATGGACTACAATCGCCCTTTTTATGACGACTACCCGTTTCCCGCCGGTCGGTTGCGTGAACCCAGGAGGGGCGCCCGTCGGGCCGATGGTATAGTAGTGACCAAATGCCCGACAGATCTATGGGCAACAGAGCAACAACGGATTGCCAATCGAATTAGGAAGTATACCCAGCCAGATACACCGATCTTTTTTGCCGGGTTGGCCTACAGTGCTCCAATGGCGTTTGCCACGCACCAGCCAACGCCTGACTTGAGAGACGTAATCCTGATTTCAGGGCTGGCAAATGCCGACCCGCTCGAACAATACGTCAGACGGACATTCAACCTGACTAAACATTACCGTTTTGCCGATCATTATGTATATACGAGAACTGTGCTGGATGAAATTCTGGCTGCCCTGCCGCCAGCTACAGCCGTGCTGACAACAGAGAAAGATTGGGTGAAGCTCGATGCACTGCTCAGCCCGGAAGAACGGGCAAAGCTGCCGCTCTTCTATCTGCCTGTTGCCGTGCAGTTTTTGTCGGGACAGGAAAGTGGTTTTGCGCAATTTCTGGATGCCAATGCCTTTAAAAATCCTTAA
- a CDS encoding efflux RND transporter permease subunit, with amino-acid sequence MFDLFIKRPLLSAVISVLITLLGFLALMGLPVTQFPDIVPPSVTVTAKYTGANAEVATKAVAMPLERAINGVPGMVYMNSVSGNDGSTLIQVFFNVGTDPDLAAMSVQNRVTTVLDELPEEVIKAGVSTEKEVNSMLLYLNIFSDDPSVDEKFIYNFADINVLAELKRIDGVGFADIMGSREYSMRIWLKPDRMASYGVSPDEIINAIREQNVEAAPGKAGESADRAPQMLQYVLRYSGKFFDPKQYENLVLRAEGNGSILRLKDVAEIEFGSLDYDVLSKTDGRPSASIMLKQRPGSNASDVINNVKTRMAELKKTNFPSGMTYNFAYDVSRFLDASIHEVIRTLIEAFILVFLVVFLFLQDWRSTLICALAVPVALVGAFAFMSMIGFSINLLTLFALVLAIGIVVDNAIVVVEAVHAKMSEDHLPPREATFAAMKEISGALVAITLVMSAVFVPVAFMSGPVGIFYRQFSLTLAVAIVISGVNAVTLTPALCALLLRPAHDHQATGILSRFFAWFNRGFDALTGRYQRVLKRVASRTVITLGMLALFAGGTWGIASLLPSGFIPTEDQGMIYVSVTTPVGATLKRTEDVLDKIQQVASTMEAVENVSTLAGFSLMTDGVGASYGMGMINLKNWDERKQSLDEVIAALEAKTKGVQDASIQFFPPPTVPGFGNSSGFELRLLDRTGSGDLQKTKKVVDAFIAALKKRPEIGNAFTSFDPSFPQYLLQVDQDKAAQKGVSIDNAMSTLQTLMGSYYASNFIRFGQMYKVMVQASPEYRAKPEDILNLRVKNKAGEMVPYSNFIRLERVYGPEQITRYNMYMSAMINGDPASGYSSGDALRTVQEVADKELPKGYSFAWSGMSREEVLSGDQAIMIFLLCLVFVYLLLVAQYESLFLPLPVLLSLPAGLLGSFLCLQLAGLQNNIYAQVSLVMLIGLLGKNAILIVEFANQRQQEGLPIVKAAIEGAVTRLRPILMTSLAFIAGLIPLCIASGAGALGNRSIGTAAAGGMFIGTVFGLVLVPGLYVLFAKLAQRFGPKQTPNDNVKSVSTKTNTNGAVLQES; translated from the coding sequence ATGTTCGATTTATTTATAAAACGCCCACTTTTATCGGCGGTTATTTCGGTGTTGATAACGTTGCTGGGTTTTCTAGCACTAATGGGACTGCCGGTAACGCAGTTTCCTGATATTGTGCCACCTTCCGTAACCGTAACGGCCAAGTACACAGGAGCTAATGCCGAAGTTGCTACCAAGGCTGTAGCCATGCCACTCGAGCGGGCTATTAACGGGGTGCCAGGTATGGTGTATATGAACTCTGTTTCGGGTAACGATGGGTCGACCCTGATTCAAGTGTTCTTTAATGTCGGTACTGATCCTGATCTGGCAGCGATGAGTGTCCAGAACCGCGTAACAACTGTTCTGGACGAACTCCCCGAAGAAGTAATCAAAGCGGGTGTCTCAACCGAAAAAGAGGTAAACAGTATGCTGTTATACCTCAATATTTTCAGCGATGACCCTAGCGTCGACGAAAAATTCATTTACAACTTTGCCGATATCAATGTATTAGCTGAGTTAAAACGGATTGATGGGGTAGGATTCGCCGACATCATGGGCTCACGGGAGTATTCGATGCGAATCTGGCTTAAACCCGATCGTATGGCTTCCTATGGTGTCTCGCCCGATGAGATTATCAATGCCATCCGTGAGCAGAATGTAGAAGCTGCCCCAGGTAAGGCGGGAGAAAGTGCCGACCGCGCTCCGCAAATGCTGCAATACGTGCTTCGCTACAGTGGTAAATTCTTCGATCCCAAACAGTACGAAAACCTGGTGCTTCGGGCCGAAGGGAATGGATCAATTTTGCGTCTGAAAGACGTGGCAGAAATTGAATTCGGTTCCCTCGATTATGACGTTTTGTCGAAAACAGACGGGCGACCATCGGCTTCGATTATGCTTAAACAACGGCCCGGTTCCAATGCCAGCGATGTCATTAATAACGTGAAAACCCGGATGGCCGAGTTGAAGAAAACCAACTTCCCATCTGGCATGACCTACAACTTCGCCTACGATGTGTCGCGCTTTCTGGATGCGTCTATTCATGAAGTAATCCGTACTCTGATCGAGGCTTTCATCCTGGTTTTCCTGGTAGTGTTCCTGTTCCTTCAGGACTGGCGTTCAACGCTGATCTGCGCATTGGCCGTGCCGGTCGCGTTGGTCGGAGCCTTTGCGTTCATGAGCATGATCGGCTTCTCGATCAATCTGCTCACACTCTTTGCCTTAGTTCTGGCCATCGGTATTGTGGTCGATAATGCCATTGTGGTGGTAGAAGCCGTGCATGCGAAAATGAGTGAAGACCACCTGCCGCCCCGAGAAGCTACGTTTGCCGCCATGAAAGAGATTAGTGGAGCACTGGTGGCGATTACGCTGGTTATGTCGGCGGTGTTCGTACCAGTTGCATTCATGTCGGGACCGGTGGGTATTTTCTACCGGCAGTTTTCACTCACACTGGCGGTGGCCATTGTTATTTCTGGTGTTAACGCGGTTACGCTTACCCCGGCCTTATGTGCCCTGTTGTTACGCCCAGCGCACGACCATCAGGCAACGGGGATATTGAGTCGTTTCTTCGCCTGGTTTAATCGCGGCTTCGATGCGTTAACTGGTCGTTACCAGCGAGTTCTGAAACGGGTTGCCAGTCGGACGGTGATTACGCTGGGCATGCTGGCCCTGTTTGCGGGAGGTACCTGGGGAATTGCTTCGTTGTTACCGAGCGGTTTTATTCCGACCGAAGATCAAGGCATGATTTACGTGAGTGTAACCACGCCCGTTGGCGCAACCCTGAAACGAACCGAAGATGTGCTGGACAAAATTCAGCAGGTAGCTTCGACGATGGAAGCGGTTGAAAACGTGTCGACACTGGCTGGGTTTAGTTTAATGACCGATGGCGTTGGTGCTTCTTACGGCATGGGCATGATCAACCTCAAAAACTGGGACGAACGCAAACAGTCGCTGGACGAAGTTATTGCTGCTCTGGAAGCAAAAACGAAGGGTGTACAGGACGCCAGCATTCAGTTTTTTCCACCGCCAACGGTTCCAGGTTTTGGTAATTCCAGCGGTTTTGAATTACGCTTGCTCGACCGTACGGGTTCTGGTGACCTGCAGAAGACCAAAAAAGTGGTGGATGCCTTCATTGCCGCCTTGAAAAAACGTCCCGAAATAGGCAATGCTTTTACGAGTTTCGACCCAAGTTTTCCGCAGTATCTGCTACAGGTCGATCAGGACAAAGCAGCGCAGAAAGGCGTATCTATCGACAATGCTATGAGTACACTGCAAACGCTGATGGGGAGCTACTATGCGTCTAATTTCATCCGGTTTGGCCAGATGTATAAAGTGATGGTGCAGGCCTCTCCCGAATACCGGGCAAAACCGGAAGATATCTTGAACCTTCGGGTTAAGAATAAAGCGGGGGAAATGGTGCCGTATTCCAATTTCATTCGCCTGGAACGAGTGTATGGCCCGGAGCAGATTACCCGCTACAACATGTACATGTCGGCGATGATCAACGGCGATCCGGCATCAGGTTATAGTAGTGGCGATGCGTTACGAACTGTTCAGGAAGTAGCTGATAAAGAGCTGCCTAAGGGGTATTCGTTTGCCTGGTCGGGCATGTCTCGCGAAGAAGTGCTATCTGGCGACCAGGCTATTATGATCTTTTTGCTTTGTCTTGTCTTCGTGTATTTGCTGCTGGTAGCGCAGTATGAGAGCCTGTTTTTGCCATTACCGGTTTTGTTGTCCTTGCCTGCCGGGCTATTGGGCTCGTTTCTATGTCTGCAATTGGCAGGTCTGCAAAACAACATCTACGCACAGGTGTCGCTGGTGATGCTCATTGGCTTGCTTGGTAAAAACGCCATTTTGATTGTTGAGTTCGCCAACCAACGGCAACAGGAAGGACTACCTATCGTTAAGGCAGCTATTGAAGGAGCGGTAACGCGATTACGGCCTATTCTGATGACGTCGCTGGCCTTCATTGCCGGGTTAATTCCGCTCTGTATTGCCTCGGGTGCAGGAGCATTGGGTAACCGATCAATCGGTACGGCAGCAGCGGGCGGCATGTTTATCGGAACGGTATTTGGCCTGGTGCTCGTCCCTGGTCTGTATGTGCTGTTTGCGAAACTAGCCCAACGATTTGGACCGAAACAAACGCCCAACGACAACGTAAAATCAGTATCCACCAAAACGAATACCAATGGTGCCGTTCTTCAAGAATCTTAA
- a CDS encoding helix-turn-helix domain-containing protein: MNLPADHIRLLFGLKLRQLRLDKGLSVSELAQKSGLSISYVTEIEKGRKYPKADKISALANAMQVDYDSLVSLKLSKKLEPISDLLRSKFLTEIPLELFGIDPSDLLELLAEAPAKVSAMIRTFMDIALSYNMSVERLYLTMLRSYQEMHDNYFPEIEAEADQFLTEFAANDRPVEEVLLVNLLKTRYDIRIVQFDTLTNPELVSLRSVFRPEQQTLHLNAGLSQEQRVFILAREVGFQFLQLKNRPYTYSWVEAESFEQILNNYKASYFAGAILIRREALITKITQLFARDTWSSEDFLQLITEFGSTPERFFYRLSNILPSHFGIDQLFFYRFNHVPGQTTFKLTKEMHLSRQQGPRGIVDEHFCRRWIAWTILQELQFLQQHKGFDDTLCRAQLSEYADSGLQYLIISVAHPFQPEFQQNMSVSMCFAVNDALKSKMKFLNAPNGIKSLTDIPFRVVNQTCERCGIFDCRERVAAPTVLQKKRHFEATKKAMEKLK, from the coding sequence TTGAACTTACCTGCCGATCATATCCGCTTACTGTTTGGCCTGAAATTACGCCAGCTCCGACTCGACAAAGGCCTGTCGGTTAGCGAATTGGCCCAAAAATCAGGCTTATCGATTTCGTATGTAACGGAAATAGAAAAAGGGCGTAAATATCCCAAAGCGGATAAGATTTCGGCTCTGGCCAATGCGATGCAGGTTGATTATGATTCCCTGGTTTCGCTTAAACTCAGCAAGAAATTAGAACCCATTTCAGACCTGCTGCGCTCGAAGTTTCTGACGGAAATTCCGCTTGAATTGTTCGGGATCGACCCATCCGATTTGCTGGAGCTACTGGCCGAAGCCCCGGCAAAAGTCAGTGCCATGATTCGGACGTTCATGGATATTGCCCTGAGCTATAACATGAGCGTGGAGCGGCTATACCTTACGATGCTTCGGTCGTATCAGGAAATGCACGACAACTATTTCCCGGAGATTGAAGCCGAGGCCGATCAGTTTCTGACTGAATTTGCCGCGAATGATCGACCGGTTGAAGAAGTCTTGCTAGTCAATCTGCTGAAAACCCGCTACGATATTCGGATTGTGCAGTTCGATACGCTTACCAATCCTGAGTTAGTCTCCCTGCGATCCGTTTTTCGGCCCGAGCAGCAAACGTTACACCTGAATGCCGGACTATCTCAGGAACAACGCGTTTTCATTCTGGCAAGGGAAGTCGGATTTCAATTTTTACAGCTCAAAAACCGACCTTATACGTATTCCTGGGTCGAAGCCGAATCGTTTGAGCAAATTCTGAATAATTACAAAGCCTCTTATTTTGCCGGGGCTATTCTGATTCGTAGAGAAGCCCTGATTACAAAAATTACCCAGCTTTTTGCCCGAGATACCTGGAGTAGTGAAGATTTCCTTCAACTCATAACAGAGTTCGGCTCGACACCGGAGCGATTCTTTTACCGACTCAGCAATATTCTGCCAAGCCATTTTGGCATTGATCAACTGTTCTTTTACCGATTTAACCATGTACCCGGCCAGACGACGTTTAAATTGACCAAAGAGATGCACCTCTCCCGTCAACAAGGGCCGCGTGGTATTGTCGATGAGCATTTTTGCCGTCGGTGGATTGCCTGGACCATTTTACAGGAACTCCAGTTTTTACAACAGCACAAAGGATTCGACGATACCCTTTGTCGGGCACAACTCTCCGAATACGCCGATTCCGGCCTTCAATACCTGATTATTTCAGTGGCGCACCCTTTTCAGCCAGAGTTTCAGCAAAACATGAGCGTATCCATGTGTTTTGCGGTCAACGATGCCTTAAAAAGCAAGATGAAATTCCTCAATGCGCCCAATGGAATTAAATCATTAACGGATATCCCCTTTCGGGTCGTCAATCAAACCTGCGAACGCTGCGGCATATTCGACTGCCGGGAGCGCGTAGCGGCTCCAACCGTACTCCAAAAGAAGCGTCATTTCGAAGCCACTAAAAAGGCAATGGAAAAACTGAAATGA
- a CDS encoding GNAT family N-acetyltransferase, producing the protein MHFLPITEPHPYLNTIQTWYEDSFPVDERRDFADLVTLLPCPDMHLCALLDTPHQLVGFIIYWQWSDILFVEHFAIDPTKRGQQFGQQALEQLVRMAYTYLILEVERPEDELSQRRVRFYERQGFTLNLFDYFQPPYQLGNTPIPMRLMSTPAITNHEDFERFSQLIKTQVYERFYRR; encoded by the coding sequence ATGCATTTCCTACCTATAACGGAGCCTCACCCCTATCTAAATACGATCCAAACCTGGTATGAAGACTCATTTCCGGTGGATGAACGGCGTGATTTTGCTGATTTGGTAACACTCCTCCCCTGCCCGGATATGCATCTTTGTGCGTTGCTGGATACCCCTCATCAGCTGGTAGGCTTTATCATTTATTGGCAGTGGTCAGACATTCTTTTTGTGGAACACTTTGCCATTGACCCAACAAAACGCGGGCAACAATTTGGGCAGCAGGCGCTGGAGCAATTAGTGCGTATGGCTTATACGTATCTGATTTTGGAAGTCGAACGACCAGAAGACGAGTTGAGCCAACGGCGAGTACGGTTTTACGAACGACAGGGCTTTACGCTAAATCTGTTTGATTACTTCCAACCACCTTATCAACTGGGAAATACTCCCATCCCCATGCGATTGATGTCGACTCCGGCCATTACGAATCATGAAGATTTTGAGCGATTCAGTCAATTGATAAAAACACAGGTCTATGAACGTTTTTACAGGCGCTGA
- a CDS encoding efflux transporter outer membrane subunit: MVPFFKNLNIASFLLSLPFAVYLSSCRIQHTPAPVPKMAVPESFVRSSTAERVDSSSIGEWPHRTLFTDTKLVALIDTALARNPDLKIALQRIDIARASYGISQGALLPRVDAVATAGVDRYGRYTLNGVGNYDTNLSDNISGSSRIPNPTPDYFVGLRSSWEIDIWGKLRNGRRAAYTRVLASEEGRNLVVTALTADVARLYYSLLALDAELEIIGENVELQQKALELVEVQKAAGRVTELAVQQFRAQLLNTRGLEGRVQQEIVEAENQLNTLLGRYPQAVARGASIEKQLLPNAVSVGLPTQLVYRRPDIRQAERELEAANVDVAVARAEFWPSLNLSPYLGFNAFRPNVLLNPQSVALGVLGGLSAPLINRKQVKGNLVIKTAQSREAYFSYQRAILTGVSEVVSSMKGLDNYRNVANVQRQEVDVLRQAAATSNELFANGYATYLEVITAQRNVLDAELALITTKRAQFLALVGLYRALGGGTR, translated from the coding sequence ATGGTGCCGTTCTTCAAGAATCTTAATATCGCTTCTTTTTTATTGAGCTTGCCTTTTGCCGTTTACCTGAGCAGTTGCCGGATTCAACATACACCTGCTCCGGTGCCTAAAATGGCTGTACCTGAGTCGTTTGTTCGGAGTTCTACTGCAGAGCGGGTTGATTCAAGTAGTATTGGTGAGTGGCCCCACCGAACGTTGTTTACGGATACGAAGCTGGTGGCGCTGATCGATACCGCACTCGCCCGGAATCCCGATTTGAAAATTGCCCTTCAGCGAATTGATATTGCCAGGGCCAGCTATGGGATCAGCCAGGGGGCTTTGTTGCCGCGAGTCGATGCCGTTGCTACAGCGGGTGTCGATCGCTATGGTCGTTACACCCTGAACGGAGTTGGTAATTACGACACGAACTTATCCGATAATATTTCGGGATCAAGTCGTATTCCAAACCCAACACCCGACTACTTCGTGGGGCTACGTAGTTCGTGGGAGATTGATATCTGGGGAAAACTCCGCAATGGCCGACGGGCTGCCTACACACGCGTTCTGGCGTCCGAAGAAGGTCGAAATCTGGTCGTTACCGCACTAACGGCCGATGTGGCCCGATTATATTACTCACTGTTAGCCCTGGATGCCGAGCTGGAAATCATTGGCGAAAACGTTGAGCTACAACAGAAGGCCCTTGAATTAGTAGAAGTACAGAAAGCCGCTGGTCGGGTGACGGAACTGGCCGTACAGCAGTTCAGAGCGCAGCTGCTTAATACGCGTGGTCTGGAGGGTCGGGTACAGCAGGAGATTGTTGAAGCTGAAAATCAATTGAATACGCTATTGGGCCGCTACCCGCAGGCCGTAGCTAGGGGTGCATCGATTGAAAAACAGCTACTGCCAAACGCGGTCTCGGTGGGCTTGCCTACTCAATTAGTATACCGTCGTCCTGATATTCGTCAGGCTGAGCGGGAGCTGGAAGCCGCTAATGTCGATGTGGCGGTCGCGCGGGCTGAGTTTTGGCCTTCCCTTAACCTATCGCCCTATTTGGGATTCAACGCGTTTCGTCCCAATGTGTTGTTGAACCCACAATCGGTGGCATTAGGGGTGTTGGGTGGACTTTCTGCTCCGCTCATCAATCGAAAACAGGTTAAGGGAAATCTGGTGATTAAGACAGCACAAAGCCGGGAAGCCTATTTTTCGTACCAACGCGCTATACTGACGGGGGTTTCGGAAGTGGTAAGCAGCATGAAGGGGCTAGACAATTACCGAAACGTGGCCAATGTACAGCGCCAGGAGGTCGATGTGTTACGTCAGGCCGCTGCCACGTCGAATGAGTTGTTCGCCAATGGATACGCCACCTATCTGGAAGTTATCACTGCTCAACGGAACGTACTCGATGCCGAATTGGCCTTGATCACGACCAAACGAGCCCAGTTCTTGGCCTTGGTCGGTCTGTATCGGGCCTTGGGAGGAGGAACAAGGTAA
- a CDS encoding putative porin yields MNRSFLVLVFILALSFKGRAQIGQMPGGVPNSFGGRQSMPASTTGNKGTGIIDDSTKVIYGPKSTRYVLEDDVLNNRKKLYTLDTTMDEVHRFTYVQRSQNQLQDLGTLGTPIRPVFLQVPQQLGAQSGYYVFNPYAYQTKDVKYYNTKSPFTDMYIALGGNSQNILRFDMAQNINPRWNVGFNVQRFTSQKIFGTSGSADPHKLLAQNWAVVLHTNYRSKNDKYTLLAHFNNMNHSLDEQGGVLPGLEADGVTPIIYNYEGDARLRSGSTTVQGPHGWEIHNDWHAYHQYVLDKGFQLYHKFDYQSHKNFYQDDTLSLNQAVTPPGSTTPIRFYPAILGDTSRIFQLNRYNLLENQFGIKGSAQYKGSSFNYRAYLRIRNYSQTTHYNESRTTFNDYKTSRLETFLGGWLGYYFPDSLSRLTAEAEFGANTKGNVLYRIKGELESKFLTAGYSSISTNPTLMQERYQSMIFFWRNNFSLPIYNHAYGKLNLHYKQLRLEPSLDYYLLSNYIYFDNKATPQQVDGSFSVVRTGLGYHFQFGKFLISGQGYYTVQSNTDVLHTPPFFMNTRIQYEFLYSKVLYIQTGVDLHYKSPYYADAYMPVTQQFYLQNTEKVEGAILADIYANLRINRTRLFVKLTHANQGLPQAGYFVSPGFLQMRRGFSFGVDWYLFD; encoded by the coding sequence ATGAATCGGAGTTTTCTTGTTTTAGTTTTTATACTGGCTCTATCGTTCAAGGGCCGGGCACAGATCGGGCAAATGCCGGGTGGGGTTCCGAATAGCTTCGGGGGACGGCAGAGTATGCCTGCTTCCACGACGGGTAATAAAGGCACTGGTATTATCGACGACTCGACAAAAGTTATCTATGGTCCTAAGTCAACACGATACGTACTGGAGGACGATGTTCTAAACAATCGGAAGAAGCTCTACACGCTGGATACCACGATGGATGAAGTTCATCGGTTTACGTATGTGCAACGCAGTCAGAATCAATTGCAGGATCTAGGAACACTGGGTACGCCTATACGTCCGGTATTTTTGCAGGTTCCTCAGCAGTTGGGAGCGCAGTCAGGTTACTATGTATTTAACCCCTATGCATATCAGACTAAAGACGTAAAATACTATAATACAAAGTCGCCTTTTACGGATATGTATATTGCGTTGGGCGGGAACAGTCAGAATATTTTGCGCTTCGATATGGCCCAAAATATTAATCCCCGCTGGAATGTGGGGTTCAATGTCCAGCGATTTACGTCTCAGAAGATTTTTGGTACCAGCGGAAGTGCCGACCCGCATAAGTTACTGGCGCAGAACTGGGCGGTCGTATTGCACACAAATTATCGCTCGAAAAACGATAAATATACCCTGTTGGCCCATTTCAACAACATGAACCATAGCCTCGATGAGCAGGGTGGGGTGTTGCCGGGTCTGGAAGCCGATGGTGTCACGCCTATCATCTATAACTATGAGGGTGATGCGCGACTACGGAGTGGTAGTACAACCGTGCAGGGGCCGCACGGTTGGGAGATTCATAACGATTGGCATGCCTACCATCAATATGTACTTGATAAAGGCTTTCAACTCTATCATAAATTTGACTATCAGTCGCACAAGAATTTTTACCAGGACGATACACTGAGCTTGAACCAGGCCGTTACGCCACCCGGCTCGACAACGCCAATCCGGTTTTACCCCGCCATCCTGGGCGATACGTCGCGTATATTTCAGCTAAACCGCTATAATTTGCTGGAAAACCAGTTTGGGATCAAGGGAAGTGCACAGTATAAAGGGTCATCTTTCAATTACCGGGCTTATCTCCGCATTCGGAATTATAGCCAGACTACGCATTACAATGAGTCCAGAACGACGTTTAACGATTATAAAACGTCCCGGCTTGAAACGTTTTTAGGCGGTTGGTTAGGCTATTATTTCCCGGATAGCTTATCCAGATTGACGGCTGAGGCTGAGTTTGGTGCGAATACCAAAGGGAATGTTCTATATCGAATTAAAGGAGAACTTGAAAGTAAGTTTCTAACGGCGGGTTATTCGTCAATTTCGACTAACCCAACCCTGATGCAGGAGCGCTATCAGAGCATGATTTTTTTCTGGCGTAATAATTTCTCACTGCCCATCTACAATCATGCGTATGGTAAATTAAATCTGCATTATAAACAGCTGCGTCTCGAACCTAGCCTGGATTACTACCTATTGTCGAACTATATTTACTTTGATAATAAAGCTACTCCCCAACAGGTAGATGGTTCGTTTAGTGTAGTGCGAACGGGCTTAGGGTATCATTTTCAATTCGGCAAGTTTTTGATTTCAGGACAAGGGTATTACACCGTTCAGTCGAATACCGACGTGTTGCATACTCCTCCGTTTTTTATGAATACCCGCATTCAGTATGAATTCCTATATTCAAAGGTATTATATATTCAGACGGGGGTCGATCTGCACTACAAATCACCCTATTATGCCGATGCCTATATGCCCGTTACCCAACAGTTTTATCTTCAGAATACCGAGAAGGTAGAGGGGGCTATTCTCGCTGACATTTATGCGAATCTGCGCATCAACCGAACGAGATTGTTTGTAAAATTGACTCATGCCAATCAGGGGCTTCCCCAGGCAGGCTATTTTGTTTCACCCGGCTTCCTGCAAATGCGCCGAGGTTTCTCGTTTGGAGTCGATTGGTACTTGTTTGACTGA
- a CDS encoding efflux RND transporter periplasmic adaptor subunit — translation MENLVRWTKVLLIGALVAGCSAHGTKTEEPEKLTLPVVQLARQTTTLQRDYVTTLEAVRNVEIRARVSGFLEKIYVDEGQTVKQGQLLFSLNAAEYKVGLDKARASLRSALAGAKTAEVEVDRVKLLVDKKIVSPSELELAKAKLDAARAQIEEAQSAQSTASLRLAHANIRAPFDGVINRIPFKMGSLIEEGALLTEVSDIHEVFAYFDVSEKEYLGFLKKHRDLIGKNGQEVEMMLADETPYPQKGRIETMESVFEEESGTIAFRARFPNPQKMLKHGSSGKIRLPNVVSDALLVPQKAVFEVQDKNYVYVVDKANKVKSRSFVPQARVGQNYIVRSGLQPGDRVVYEGIQNVRDGDQIIPEVVSTDSLSTQNTLAQQ, via the coding sequence ATGGAAAATTTGGTAAGATGGACGAAAGTCCTGCTGATCGGCGCCCTTGTTGCTGGCTGTTCTGCGCATGGTACTAAAACAGAGGAGCCCGAAAAGCTGACCTTGCCCGTCGTTCAATTAGCCCGCCAGACAACTACACTCCAACGCGATTACGTAACTACACTAGAAGCCGTTCGAAACGTGGAAATCCGCGCTCGGGTATCCGGCTTTCTGGAAAAAATATATGTTGATGAAGGTCAGACGGTTAAACAGGGACAACTGCTGTTTAGCCTGAATGCCGCTGAATATAAAGTCGGACTCGATAAAGCTCGGGCTAGCTTGAGAAGTGCGCTGGCCGGGGCGAAAACGGCAGAAGTTGAAGTTGATCGGGTAAAGTTACTAGTCGATAAAAAGATTGTTTCCCCCTCCGAACTGGAATTAGCCAAGGCTAAACTCGATGCGGCCCGTGCTCAGATTGAAGAAGCGCAGTCAGCGCAGTCAACAGCTTCGCTTCGACTGGCTCACGCCAACATACGAGCCCCCTTCGATGGCGTTATCAATCGCATTCCCTTCAAAATGGGCAGTTTGATCGAAGAAGGAGCCTTGCTGACAGAGGTTTCTGACATCCATGAAGTATTCGCCTATTTCGATGTTTCGGAGAAGGAGTATCTCGGTTTTTTGAAAAAACATCGGGACCTCATCGGTAAAAATGGGCAGGAGGTCGAGATGATGCTGGCCGACGAAACACCGTATCCCCAAAAGGGTCGGATCGAAACGATGGAAAGCGTCTTTGAAGAAGAGTCTGGCACTATTGCCTTCCGGGCGCGGTTTCCAAATCCTCAAAAAATGCTGAAACACGGTTCGTCGGGTAAAATTCGGTTGCCAAATGTGGTAAGCGATGCCTTGCTGGTTCCTCAAAAAGCGGTGTTTGAGGTACAGGACAAAAACTATGTATACGTAGTCGACAAGGCGAATAAGGTGAAATCACGGAGTTTCGTCCCTCAGGCGCGTGTTGGTCAGAACTACATCGTTCGGTCAGGGCTGCAACCCGGCGATCGGGTAGTATATGAAGGTATTCAAAATGTTCGGGATGGCGATCAGATCATTCCCGAAGTCGTTTCGACGGATAGCCTATCCACTCAAAACACGCTTGCTCAACAGTAA